A genomic segment from Drosophila miranda strain MSH22 chromosome 3, D.miranda_PacBio2.1, whole genome shotgun sequence encodes:
- the LOC108159935 gene encoding aldo-keto reductase family 1 member B1, which translates to MANLAPKIKLSNGQEMPVLGLGTWKSFESEAYQATCNAIDIGYRHIDTAFVYENEQEVGQAIREKIAEGVIKRKDVFVTTKLGGIHHDPELVERAFRLSLSNLGLEYIDMYLMHLPVGQKFHNDSNVHGTLELTDVDYLDTWREMEKLVDLGLARSIGLSNFNAAQTERVLANCRIKPVVNQVECHPGFQQQKLRQHAKQHGLVICAYCPLARPQPARQWPAFIYDDQAQQLAKKYGRTTAQICLRYLIQIGVVPLPKSSNKTRIEENFKVFDFELSPDDVKDMEGYHTGQRTVPFSGMAGHKYYPFNDEF; encoded by the coding sequence ATGGCAAATCTTGCGCCGAAAATCAAACTGAGCAACGGGCAGGAAATGCCCGTCCTCGGCCTGGGCACCTGGAAGTCGTTCGAGTCGGAGGCCTACCAGGCCACATGCAATGCCATTGACATTGGCTACCGGCACATCGACACCGCATTCGTCTACGAGAACGAGCAGGAGGTGGGCCAGGCGATTCGAGAGAAAATAGCGGAGGGAGTGATCAAGCGGAAGGACGTGTTTGTCACCACGAAACTGGGTGGCATCCATCACGATCCCGAACTGGTGGAGCGCGCCTTCAGACTGAGCCTGAGCAACCTGGGACTGGAGTACATCGACATGTACTTGATGCATCTGCCCGTTGGCCAGAAGTTCCACAACGACAGCAATGTCCATGGCACTTTGGAGCTGACGGATGTGGACTATCTGGACACCTGGCGGGAGATGGAGAAGCTGGTGGACCTGGGCCTCGCCCGCAGCATCGGCCTATCCAACTTCAACGCCGCACAGACGGAGCGTGTACTGGCGAATTGCCGCATCAAGCCGGTGGTCAACCAGGTGGAGTGTCATCCGGGTTTCCAGCAGCAGAAGCTGCGGCAGCATGCCAAGCAGCACGGCCTGGTGATCTGTGCCTACTGCCCGCTGGCACGTCCCCAGCCCGCCCGCCAGTGGCCGGCGTTCATCTACGATGATCAGGCCCAGCAGTTGGCCAAGAAGTATGGACGAACTACTGCCCAGATCTGCCTGCGATATCTCATTCAAATTGGTGTCGTGCCACTGCCCAAGTCCTCCAACAAGACGCGCATTGAGGAAAACTTCAAAGTCTTCGACTTCGAACTGAGTCCCGACGATGTTAAGGATATGGAGGGATATCACACGGGACAGCGGACTGTCCCGTTCTCGGGCATGGCTGGCCATAAATACTATCCATTCAACGACGAGTTTTAA
- the LOC108159936 gene encoding CDGSH iron-sulfur domain-containing protein 3, mitochondrial isoform X2 — protein MSIILKRSLRTPGLLKVCYSSSSQSGDATAKTIPKNLVEDKQTAVLQKENGVIFDKRPFKIHLDKDKTYSWCLCGKSKSQPICDGTHKNEFLKIKLRPIRFKVEKSGDYWLCNCKQTSHRPFCDGTHKQPEIQAAVK, from the exons ATGTCAATAATATTAAAACGCAGCCTTCGCACACCCGGGCTTTTAAAG GTCTGTTATAGCTCCAGCTCTCAGTCGGGAGATGCCACTGCCAAAACAATTCCCAAGAACTTGGTCGAAGACAAACAAACTGCTGTATTGCAGAAGGAAAATGGAGTAATTTTCGATAAGCGACCGTTCAAGATACACCTAGACAAGG ATAAAACATACTCCTGGTGCCTTTGTGGAAAGTCCAAATCGCAGCCTATATGCGATGGCACGCACAAGAATGAGTTTCTGAAAATAAAGCTGAG GCCAATACGGTTTAAGGTGGAGAAGTCTGGCGACTATTGGCTCTGCAACTGTAAGCAGACCTCCCACCGACCGTTCTGTGACGGCACGCACAAGCAGCCGGAAATCCAGGCAGCCGTTAAATAG
- the LOC108159936 gene encoding CDGSH iron-sulfur domain-containing protein 3, mitochondrial isoform X1: MSIILKRSLRTPGLLKQVCYSSSSQSGDATAKTIPKNLVEDKQTAVLQKENGVIFDKRPFKIHLDKDKTYSWCLCGKSKSQPICDGTHKNEFLKIKLRPIRFKVEKSGDYWLCNCKQTSHRPFCDGTHKQPEIQAAVK; this comes from the exons ATGTCAATAATATTAAAACGCAGCCTTCGCACACCCGGGCTTTTAAAG CAGGTCTGTTATAGCTCCAGCTCTCAGTCGGGAGATGCCACTGCCAAAACAATTCCCAAGAACTTGGTCGAAGACAAACAAACTGCTGTATTGCAGAAGGAAAATGGAGTAATTTTCGATAAGCGACCGTTCAAGATACACCTAGACAAGG ATAAAACATACTCCTGGTGCCTTTGTGGAAAGTCCAAATCGCAGCCTATATGCGATGGCACGCACAAGAATGAGTTTCTGAAAATAAAGCTGAG GCCAATACGGTTTAAGGTGGAGAAGTCTGGCGACTATTGGCTCTGCAACTGTAAGCAGACCTCCCACCGACCGTTCTGTGACGGCACGCACAAGCAGCCGGAAATCCAGGCAGCCGTTAAATAG